A region of the Rhizobium leguminosarum bv. trifolii WSM1325 genome:
GTGATCATGGCCGTTTCCCCGGAAGCACGTAGCCGAATCCTCTGCGGGTTTCGATCGCCTCGCTGTCGGTCTTCTTGCGCAGGCGGGCGATCATCGCTTCGACTGCGTTCTTCGCAGCATCGTCGTCACGACCTTGTACCTGGCTGGCCAGTTCTATCGGGCTCAAGACGACGTCGGGATTATCGATGAACAAGGACATCATGCGATACTCGAGAGGAGTGAGGTCGAGTTCGCGCCCGTCGAAGGTTATCCGCCTGGACTGTTCGTCCAGCGTGAACCGGTTGGCCGATTTCGTGCCGGCCTTGTTCTTTCTCGACCGACGCAGCAAGGCACGCAAACGCGCTGATAGCTCTTCGGTTCGGAATGGCTTGGGCAGATAGTCGTCCGCGCCCGCATCGAAGCCGTCGACGCGTTCCATCCAGGATCCACGCGCGGTCAACACGAGGACGGGGGTCTCAACTCCCGTGCTGCGCCAACGCTTCAAAATCGACAGGCCATCCAAACCCGGCAATCCAAGGTCCAGGACAATAGCGGCATAATCCTCGGTCTCGCCTTGCTCCCAAACCTCCGGCCCCGTCGAAAGCACATCCACTCGATATCCTTCACGCTCCAGACTGGAGGCGACGTGACCGGCAATGCCGCTGTCATCTTCCGCGAGGAGGATCCGCATTGTTTCAATTGTCTCCCAGAAGCGTGCCCCGCTTCGCGTCAACGCGTAAAGTCCGAATGGCGCCCGTGCCGTCGCGGATTTTCAGTTGATAGACGTCGCGAAAGAAGAAACGACGGACGCTGACATCGATCACCTTGCCGTAGCGCTTGGCCTCGATCTTTTGCAGAACCGATTTGAGCGAAAGAATTCGACCATCTTTCACCGCATCGCGGACGTAGTCGGAATCGTCAGAGCCGCCGCGTCCCCAGTTGTCGCCCTGCTGGCCACCGCCGTCGTCGCCCCCGCCATCGTCCTCACCACCTCCGTGTCCGCTGCGATCGTCTCCCCCGTGGTCGTCTCCTCCGCCGCGCCCCGAATTTGAAGACCCACTACCGCTGGATCCGCTGCTAGAGGAGCTTGCGCCGTCATGGGCGGTTGCATTCGTCGCAAGCGAAATGCCGGCAACTGCGATCGTTGCCGCCATTGAAAGAACCAACAATAGAAAGCGGATCGAAGCCATGGTCAGCCCGGTTTCACTGGCCTGCCAGTGTGAACATATAATCGAGGCGGCACAAGCAACTAAACTCTGGCGGGGCGGGCGGAGTTTAGTGCGATCAGCGAGCCTGATCATGTCGCCGCCTCAAGGGGCGACGACTTTGACGTTCGTGATCGGCCCGGGCTTGCGAACGGCATCGGATCGGTGGACCTCGGCCTTCACGACATTGGTGCCGTGCTCGTTTTCGAGTTCGATTTCAAGACGCCTGCCGAGCTGGTCAACGGCAACCAACGATCCGTTCAGAAGCCCTGCGAGGCTCTCGCGCGAAACACTAAGGACAACTCCCGGACGCAACCTGTTTTCGCGCGGCTGGTTCCCATTTTTGCCATCCTCGGCGTGATCGCGTCCATGCTTTCGGCCATGGTCATCATCACCTCCGCTTTGGCCGCCACGATCATCCGCCGAGTCGTCCTGGCCGCCACGATGACCATGATCGCCGTTGCCGGACTTGTCGCCGCCGCTGCGGCCGCCTTGATCGTCACCGCCGGAATTACCGCTGCCACTGCCGCCACCGTGGTCATCGCCACCTGAACCATCGCTGCCACCGCGCGCATAGGCGGCGGACGAGAAGGCATTGTCTGCGGTCAGAACGGCGGGAATTGCAGTCACGGATATCATGGCTGCAGACACTATGAGAAACTTTTGCAACGGGGCCGACATTGGCTTTCCTCCATCCATGTTTGAAGACGGACAGGATTGCACACCACTGCTGACGAGCCGCTGAGCGTGATTGTCAGCATCCTGTCAAGCAATGGAATAGTACTCTGAGACGATGAGCGTTTTTGGCGCTTTCTAGCCAAGGTCACTTATCCGCTGTCGGCCCAGGGCTGTCGGACGAGACGGATGTCTGCTTTCGGGGAAAAGCCCAGTAAACTACCGCGACCGACTTGAAGGCGCGAAGCTGCCGAAGACTTATTGCCCCCGCTTCCAGCCGTTTGCGGAAATTGCTCAAGTTCACTTGACGTCGAAGAGAAGACCAAGCTCACGACAGCGCAAAAATCCTTACCTCTCTCCCGATGCCCTGAAGCTCCGCCATTCGGGAGGCCGAGGTGATGCCGCTGTCGCGGAGGATCTCTGAAACCTGGGCATCCTCGACGATCGCCTCGGTCGTCATGATCACATTGGGATCGGCAAGGCCCTGGACGCGCGACGCGATATTGACGGTCTGGCCGAAGTAGTCCTGGCGGTCGTTCAGGTTGACCGCGAGGCATGGTCCTTCATGGATGCCGATCTTCAGCAGAAGATCGTCGCTGCCGTGTTCGGCATTCAACCGAAGCATGGCCTCCCGCATCTTGAGTGCGGCCGCCACCGCACGGTCCGGGCTTGGAAAGGTCGCCATCACGGCATCGCCTATGGTCTTGACGACTGCTCCGGCCTCTGTGGCGACGATCTCGTGTAGAACCCGGAAATGCGCTCGCACCAGATCGAAAGCGGCAAGATCTCCGACGCGCTCGTAAAGCGCGGTCGAGCCCCTCAAGTCGGTGAAGAGGAAGGTCAGGCTGGTGATCTTGAGGCGCTGGTCGACGTCGAGTGTGTCGGTCCGATAGATGTCCCGGAAGCTCTGGTTCGTCAGCAGTCGCTTGGCTGTCAGGAAAGGCCGCCTGCGGCCCAAGAGGTCGTGCAGCTCGTCTCCCGCGATGCAGACGTTCGGCACCACTCTGCGATCGGTGTGGTTTTCGAGCGTCAACCGCAGTGAGCCCGGGCGCAGGGTCAGCGTTTCGTTCAGCGCATGCGTCCGACTGATGATCATCGAGAGGGTTTGACGTTCGTCGGTGGGTTCACCCTGCACGTCGATGAACTGCGCCGAGTGTGTCACCGGATCGAAGATGATGACGAATTGCGCCGGCAGCTGCAGGGAGACGAAGGCCTTTTCGCCCGGAGCCAACTCGATCATCTCCAGCTGGATGCGCGAGAACCTCGCTTCGAGATCGTCAGGCAAGTCGACGCCGGAGCTGAAGAAGATCTGGCGGTAGTACTCGAGCGGTGGCAACCGATCGGGATCGTGACCGGCAATCCTGCGCACGCGCGGGCTGACCGTGAACGTGACCTCGACCATCTCGTCGAGGGTCGGCTCGTATCCGGCCGCGCAGAGCGCGCAATGATACGTCTCGTGGACGACGGTTTTGAGGGTTGCGCCGCTGTCGAGGACGCCGCCGCATCCCGGGCAAAGGACATTCCAGGTCATCTCGAATGCGCCTATGCGGGCTGCATGCAGAAACGCGGCGATGGTTTTCTCTTCATCGAGATGGTGGGTATCGGCGAAAGCGAGCGCATTGATGCGATTGAGCTCACGATCCGAGCCATGCGTGACGACGTTTTCGATGCAGTCGACCGTCTGCGGGTCAGCCGCCTGTCGCAGGGAGGCAAAAAGTACGTCCACTTCGCTCATGAGACAAGTCTCCGTGTGCAGAACCCACGGCGGACGACGCCAGGATGGGGATCATAACACGGGGGTTATCCAATAGAAATCTAAAGGCTTGGATGCTGCTCGCTTCCCGAGCGAAAACGGGGTTTCAGTTCCCCTTGTATATCCGCTTCAGCGCCGTCAGCAGCGCATCCAGTTCGTCGCGCGAAAACAGCTCGATGAAACGCTGCTCGTGCCTATCGATCAGCGCACGCGCCCGCGCGAGCATTGCGTGTCCCGCCTTCGTCAGATGAAGTTCCTGGCGCCGGCGGTCGGCCGCGGAGGGACGGCGCTCGATCAGGTCGCGGGCTGCCAGCCTATTGACGAGGGCCATCATCGTCGCCCGGTCGGTGCCGAGCGTATTGGCAAGGTCGATCTGCGATGCGCCCGGATTGCCGGCGACGAGTTCCATCACAGCCAGCTGCTTTTGCGTCAGCGCCAGCTCCTCCATGGTTTCGGCGAAGTCGCGATAGATCGCGACATGGGCCATGCGCAGATGAAATCCCAGCAGATCGCCTAGCCGGCCGACGTCGAGGCCCGGTGTCGCGGGAGCATCTTCGCCCTCGAAATCGTCCTGCGGTGATTTTGTCGCCATCGTTCGTTCTCGCCTCGTCCAGGCGCCATAACCATCAAAATCAGCGGGTTAGTCAATATCCGCAGTGCGGATTTCCTCGCGCCAATCGAGCGATCGGATTTGCCGTAAACAGCCTCTTGCATCACAGGAAAAAGATATTAGTATGTGTTGCATACAAATGTGATGCCTGCCGCGGGGAGCAGCGGGCATGGGAGGAGAAATGGCGCATTCCTTTTCCGGGATGGCTTCGTCGGCGGATTGCGGACTGGTGACGGATGATCCGATCCTTTACCGCGCCCGCGTCGCACCGGACCGTCCGGCTCTGTTCGAGATCGCCACCAACCGGCAGCTCAGCTATGCCGAGCTCGATACGCGGATCGCCCGCTGCGCCGGCCTGCTGAGCGATGTGCTCGGAGCGCGCCGCGACGGGGGGCGTGTCGCCCTGCTGGCGCGCAATTCCCTGGATTCGATCGTGCTTGCCTTTGCCTGCCAGCGTGCCGGCGCCATCTACGTGCCGCTCAACTGGCGCCTCAACGCCGCCGAGCTTCGGCCGATCCTTGCCGATTGCGCCCCGGTTCTGCTCGTTCACGACGAGGAGTTTGCGGCAACCGTCGCCAGCCTTGCGGGAGCCGATCCTGAGATGGCGGTGATATCGACGGCGGACGGTCCGGCCGGGTTCGCCGCGCGGATTGAGGCGAGCCTTCCGGCCGCGCCGGTGTCCGCCGATGCCGATGGAGCCTGCGTCCTTCTCTACACCTCGGGCACGACGGGACAGCCGAAGGGCGTCGTCATTACCCGCCGCAACGCTTTTTTTGCCGCCTTTAATTTTTCCGTCGTCGGAGAGATCGGGCCGGGATCCGTCGCCCTGTGCGACCTGCCGTTCTTCCACACGATCGGGCTGATTGCCGTCGCGCGCACCACATTGATGCTGGGCGGCACGCTTGTTGTCTCCGACCGCTTCACGCCGGCGCGCACACTCGCAGCCCTTGCCGACCGGCAGCGTGCCGTCACCCATTATTTCGCGGTGCCGCAGATCGCGCTCGCCTTGCGCAATGATCCCGTCTACAGCGCCGCGGCGCTCGCCGGCCTGCATGCGCTCTTCGTCGGCGGCGCGCCGCTGACGCAGGCGCTGATTGAAAGCTATCTCGACGACGGCGTTGCGCTGGTCAACGGTTACGGCATGAGCGAGGCCGGAACGGTGCTGCACGTACCGATCGACCGGCGCGCCGTGCAGGACAATCCCGGCAGCGTCGGTCTTCCGGCACCCTTGCTCGACATTCGCATCGTCGGCGAGGACGGCCGGGAAGTTGACGACGGCGAGACCGGTGAACTCTGGCTGCGCGGGCCGGCGGTGACGCCCGGCTACTGGAACAAGCCTCAGGAAACCGCTGCCGCCTTCACCGAGGGCTGGTACCGCACCGGCGATCTCGGCCGACGCGAAGCGAACGGCTTTTATCACATCGTCGACCGGCTGAAGGACATGTACATCAGCGGCGGCGAGAATGTTTATCCCGCCGAGGTCGAAGCCGCACTCGCAAGTCATCCCGCTATCCTCGATGCCGCGGTCGTCGGCATTCCCGACATCCGGTGGGGCGAATGCGGCCTCGCCTATGTCGTGCTGCGGCCGGGTGCCGTGGCAACGGGCGATGAGATCGCCGGCCATTGCGCGGCAAGGCTCGCCGCCTTCAAGCGTCCGGCGCGCATCCTCTTCGTCGAGGCCATTCCCCGCACCGCCTCCGGCAAGGTGCAGAAATATGTCCTGCGCCAGTTCCATTTTGACGAAACCCTTCAACGACAGGCCCTGTGACGCGGCCCCCGGCATTCACGCCGAAACCCATGGAGCAACCTCATGACTGAAGACAAATCGCCGGTTCTGGTCGAATTCGACAGCGGCATCGCCTTCGTGACCCTCAACCGGCCGGAAAAGCGCAATGCGATGAATCCGGCCCTGAATATCAGGATGCTCGAAGTGCTCGACGAGCTCGAGGGCGACGAGCGCTGCGGCGTCCTCGTCCTGCGCGGCGCCGGCGAATCCTGGTCCGCCGGCATGGATCTGAAGGAATATTTCCGCGACAATGACGACAAGCCGCGTGACGTCACGCTGAAGGCGCGGCGCCAGTCCGGCAATTGGTGGGGCCGGCTGATGTATTTCGAAAAGCCGACGATCGCCATGGTCAACGGCTGGTGCTTCGGCGGCGCCTTCACGCCGCTGGTTTCCTGCGATCTCGCCATCGCCGCCGAGGAGGCGAATTTCGGCCTCTCCGAGATCAATTGGGGCATTCTGCCGGGCGGCAATGTCACCCGTGCGGTCGCCGAAGTGATGCGCCATCGCGACGCTCTCTATTACATCATGACCGGCGAACTGTTCGGCGGGCGCAAGGCTGCGGAAATGGGTCTCGTCAACGAGGCCGTGCCGCTGGCGGAGCTTGAACCCCGGGTCCGCAAGATCTGCGCCAGCCTGCTCGAAAAGAACCCGGTGACGCTGAAGGCCGCCAAGGACACCTACAAGCGCGTGCGCAACCTGCCATGGGATCTCGCCGACGATTACATCTACGCCAAGCTGGAGCAGATGCTGTTTCTCGACAAGACCAAGGGGCGCGACGAGGGGCTGAAGCAGTTCCTCGACGACAAGACCTATCAGCCGGGGCTCGGCGCCTATAAGCGCGGCCGCTGATAGCCGTTGACGAGCCGATCATCGGGAGGAGGAAAGCAATGAAAATCCATGCTGCGGTGGCGCGTGCGCCCCATATGCCGTTTTCGCTGGAAAGGCTCGATCTGGAGGAGCCGCGCGAGGGTGAAATCCTGGTTCGCGTCGTGGCGACAGGGGTTTGCCACACCGATATCGTCATGCGTGACCAGCATCTGCCGGTGCCGCAGCCGGTCGTGCTCGGTCACGAAGGCGCCGGCATCGTCGAGCGTGTCGGGCCGGGCGTTGCCAAGGTCAAGCCCGGCGATCACGTGGTCATGACCTTCAATTCCTGCGGTCATTGCCCGAGCTGCAACGATCACGAGGAGACCTATTGCCACGAATTCTTCCCGCGCAACTTCTTCGGTTCCCGCGCCGATGGTTCGAGCGGGATCTCATGCGAGGGCGAGCGGGTTCACGGCAATATTTTCGGACAATCCTCCTTTGCCAGCCACGCTCTGTGCCATGAGCGCAATATCGTGAAAGTGCCTGAGGATGCGGATCTGGCGCTGCTCGGGCCGCTCGCCTGCGGCATCCAGACCGGGGCCGGTGCGGTCATGAACGCGCTGAAGATCGAACCGGGAAAAGTGCTCGCGGTTTTCGGCATGGGCTCCGTCGGTCTTGCCGCCGTGATGGCGGCGCGGATCGTCGGCGCGTCACGGATCATCGCCGTCGACGTCAACGAGACGCGGCTGGCACTTGCGGCGGAACTCGGCGCGACCGACATCGTCAACGGCAAGGCGAGCGACGCGGTTGCCGCGATCATGGCGCTGACCGGCGCCGGCGTCGATTATTCGATCGATGCCTCCGGCGTGCCCGCCGTCATCGACCAGTGCGTGCGGGTGCTGGCGCCGCGCGGCACCTGCGGCATCGTCGGGGCCTCGCCCCATGGCGCAACGCTGACGCTCGACCTCACCCATATCCTGTCGGGCGGGCGCCGGGTCCGCGGCATCGTCGAGGGCGATTCCAATCCCGACGTGCTGATCCCGTTGTTGATCGACCTGCATCGGCAGGGCCGCTTCCCGTTCGACAGGCTCATCACCTTCTATGATTTCGCCGACATCAACCAGGCGGTGGAGGACTCGGAAAAGGGCATCGTGCTGAAACCGGTCGTGCGTCAGCCGGCCGTCTGACATCGTTCAAGGGAGGAAACAATGAACACCGTCACCCCAATCGCCACCGATACCAGCCCCGATGTCATGAAGGCGCTGCTTGGCCGGCAAAGGGCGTCGTTCCTGAGGGATGGCCCGCCGGGCATCGACACCCGCATCGATCGCATCGACCGCGTCATCGCCCTTCTTGTCGATCATAAGGATGCAATCGCCGCTGCCCTGTCGGAGGATTTCGGCAGCCGCAGCGTCGAGGCGAGCCTGCTTCTCGATGTCTTCACCTGTGTCGGTTCGCTCAAATATGCCAAGGCCCATCTTGTCGAATGGCTGAAGCCCGAGCAGCACGAGGCATTGTTCCCGGACGCCGTGGCCGAAGTGGTCTATCAGCCGAAGGGGATTGTCGGGATCCTGAGCCCGTGGAATTTCCCTTATCAGCTCGCCCTGGCGCCGCTTGCCGGCATTCTCGCCGCCGGCAACCGCGCCATGATCAAGCCGTCGGAGGTGACGCCGGCCTCGGCCGAATTGATGGCGGAACTCATTGCCGGGGCCTTCGACGAAACGGAAATATCAGTCGTTCAGGGCGGACCGGCGACGGGCACGGCCTTTACATCCCTTGCCTTCGACCACCTGATCTTCACCGGCGGAACCGCGGTCGCCCATCATGTCATGCGCGCGGCGGCGGAAAACCTGACGCCGCTGACGCTGGAGCTCGGCGGAAAGTCGCCCGTCATCGTCGGCCGCTCGGGCGACCTCGCAGACGCGGCGCGCCGGGTCATGACCGTCAAGACGCTGAACGCCGGCCAGATCTGCCTTGCACCTGATCATGTCTATGTGCCCGAGGAAAGCGTCGAAGCCTTTGCCGGCCACGCGGTCGCGGCGGTCGGCGCGATGTATCCGGCGCTGAAGGAAAATCCTGACTACACCTCGATCGTCAATGCTCGCCACCACGCCCGCATCCAGGGCCTGATCGACGATGCCAGGGCCAAGGGCGCGAGGATCGTCGAGATCAACCCGGCGGCAGAGAATTTCTCCCAGCAATCGGCCCACCGCATGCCTCCGACCTTAATACTCGATCCCACGGAAGAGATGCGCGTGCTGCAGCAAGAAATCTTCGGACCGGTGCTGCCGGTCCTTCCCTATCGCGATATCGCCGACGTCATCGATCGTATCAATGCCAGGCCGCGCCCGCTCGCTCTCTATTACTTCAGCCAGGATCAGCAGGAGGAGGCCCGCGTTCTCGACAATACGACCTCCGGCGGGGTGACGGTCAACGACTGCATGAGCCACGTCACGGCGGAAGGCCTGCCCTTCGGCGGCGTCGGCCATTCGGGCATGGGTTCCTATCACGGCAAATTCGGCTTCCTCGCCTTCTCGCATCCGCGCGCCGTCTATCACCAGAGCAGGATGGTGGAAGCGGAATACATGATGCGGCCGCCCTATGGCGATGCGATGCGTGGCTTCTTGGCGGCGGCGATCTGCAAGTAGTCGAAGAAGCGTTGGACGATGCCGTCGGCAGCCGCGGCTGCTGGCGGCATGGGATGGCTGCTTGCAACGAATGGCCCGATTGCGCAGGCTTATCCGGATAACGCTATATTGTGTCATTGGGATATGTGTCCCGACGCAGAGGATGCTGTTGTTAAATATGCCTTATGCCGCGGCTGCTAGGCGTTGAACCGCAGGGCGTTGCGGACATGATGTCTCTTGCCGTGCTGGAGCACGACCTTTCCATAGATGTTGCCAAATCTGGCAGCAGGCCTGGGTGCCCATACCTAATCGTCGGGGCGGACGCCTGCTTTCCTGTCATCGCATTGCTGCCGACCGGCCGGGAGACGCGTCTGCGAAGGAATATGGCTTGATAGGTCTTTGATTTAACGAAGCTCAAACCAGTGTTGCCCTATGATTGGTTCGGTACATGTATTGGAAGGTGGATCCAACGCAGTGAATGGCATCTGGACGCAATTCGGTGGCAACCTGTCATTCGTGTGCCTGGCGATTTCGCTCTGGGCGCATTTCTCGATCCAATTTCAGCGTCGTTCGGTCACACAGGAAAAAATCGCCTTCGGAATCATAGCCGGCGGCGCCTCCATCGGCTCCATATTGCTGGCCGTCGAAGTCAATCCCGGCATTTATATCGACATCCGCTTTTCGCCGCTTGCTTTGGCGGGCATGTTCGGCGGACCGATCGCGGCCGCCTTTGCGGCGTCGCTGGCGATAGTCTTCCGCTTCTGGGTCGGCGGCGCGGCAATGATCGACGGTCTGATCGCAATTGCTGTCGCGACCGGTATCGGCCTGGCTGCCAACGTCTGGATCCGCAAGAGATCTCCCGAGCTCATAGACGTTGCGCTGCTGAGCCTCGCGCTCGGCGGCGCACTTATTGTTTTGATGGCGGTGCTTCCCACCCTGGTCCACGCCCGCGTATTGGCCATCATCGGTCTGCCGATGACGGTATTGAACTGCCTGGCGACGGTGCTGTGTGGTTTCGTTCTGTTGAAGACGCAACAATGGGAGCTGGAGCGAAGCATCCTGGTGACCGCATTTTCGCAGTCGCCCGATTATCTCTACGTGAAGGACCGAAACAGCCGGTTCATCACCGTCAACGAAAATATGATCCGCCTTTTTCGTTTCAGAACCACGGCGGAGATGACCGGATTGTCGGATTTCAATCTTATCTCGCGGCCGCGCGCCGAAGAATTTTATTATCTCGAACAACAGGTCATGGACACCGGGGTGCCCCTGATCGACTCCGTCGAGCGTGTCGAAGACAGATACCTGCTCGCCTCCAAGGTGCCGCTGAAGGATAGGCAGGGACGGGTGATCGGCCTGGCCGGCGTCACGCGTGACGTGACGGAGCGGACTGCTCTGGAGCGGGAATTGCGCAAGAGCAAGAACCTGCTGTCACATGCGATGGCCGGCATGTCCGATGGCATCGCCATGTACGACAGCAAGGGTTTTCTGGTTTTTTGCAACGACCAGTATCGCGCCGCCTTTCCGCTATCCGGAGACGCCCGCGTGGTTGGCGCTCATATCAGCGACATCCTTCGTCGCGTTGCCGAAACCGGCGAGCGCACGGGTATCCCGGACGCTGACCGCGAAGAGTGGATCAGGTCCGTCAGTGCGACGTTGCACAGCAACAAGGACGAAGAGGTTCAGCTTCACAACGGCGACTGGCGCAGCATCCGGACGAGGTTAGCGGAAGACGGCACGGCGATGGCCGTTGTCTCCGACATCACGGCGACCAAGCAGGCGGAAATCGCCCTCCGGCTGTCGGCGGAGCAGCTGAAGTCCCTCGCCGAGACCGACGGGCTCACCGGCATGGTCAACCGCCGGGCCTTCGACGAGGCTTTCGCCCGCGAGACCGCAGGCAGCGCCAGGAAAAACACGCCGTTCAGCCTTCTGATGGTCGATATCGACCGCTTCAAGGCCTATAACGACACCTATGGTCATCCCGCCGGGGACCAATGCCTGCGTGTCGTCAGCAGGTGTCTTCGCCAGTCCGTAAGCCGCCCGGCCGACATCGTCGCACGCTACGGCGGAGAGGAATTCGTGGTTCTGCTGCCTGCAACCAGTGCGAAGGGGGCGATGATCGTTGCCGAACAGTTCGCACGTCTCCTAAGCCAGGAAAATATCGTTCATACCGGCAGCGAATTCGGCCGGGTGACCGCCAGCATCGGCATATCCTGTGCGACGGGAGCCACCTTGAGGATCAACCCGAACCGCCTCCTGAGCGAGGCCGATGCCG
Encoded here:
- a CDS encoding Aldehyde Dehydrogenase (PFAM: Aldehyde Dehydrogenase~KEGG: rec:RHECIAT_PC0000919 coniferyl-aldehyde dehydrogenase protein), which gives rise to MNTVTPIATDTSPDVMKALLGRQRASFLRDGPPGIDTRIDRIDRVIALLVDHKDAIAAALSEDFGSRSVEASLLLDVFTCVGSLKYAKAHLVEWLKPEQHEALFPDAVAEVVYQPKGIVGILSPWNFPYQLALAPLAGILAAGNRAMIKPSEVTPASAELMAELIAGAFDETEISVVQGGPATGTAFTSLAFDHLIFTGGTAVAHHVMRAAAENLTPLTLELGGKSPVIVGRSGDLADAARRVMTVKTLNAGQICLAPDHVYVPEESVEAFAGHAVAAVGAMYPALKENPDYTSIVNARHHARIQGLIDDARAKGARIVEINPAAENFSQQSAHRMPPTLILDPTEEMRVLQQEIFGPVLPVLPYRDIADVIDRINARPRPLALYYFSQDQQEEARVLDNTTSGGVTVNDCMSHVTAEGLPFGGVGHSGMGSYHGKFGFLAFSHPRAVYHQSRMVEAEYMMRPPYGDAMRGFLAAAICK
- a CDS encoding diguanylate cyclase with PAS/PAC sensor (KEGG: ret:RHE_PF00417 hypothetical protein~TIGRFAM: diguanylate cyclase; PAS sensor protein~PFAM: GGDEF domain containing protein; 5TM Receptors of the LytS-YhcK type transmembrane region; PAS fold-4 domain protein~SMART: GGDEF domain containing protein; PAS domain containing protein), producing MNGIWTQFGGNLSFVCLAISLWAHFSIQFQRRSVTQEKIAFGIIAGGASIGSILLAVEVNPGIYIDIRFSPLALAGMFGGPIAAAFAASLAIVFRFWVGGAAMIDGLIAIAVATGIGLAANVWIRKRSPELIDVALLSLALGGALIVLMAVLPTLVHARVLAIIGLPMTVLNCLATVLCGFVLLKTQQWELERSILVTAFSQSPDYLYVKDRNSRFITVNENMIRLFRFRTTAEMTGLSDFNLISRPRAEEFYYLEQQVMDTGVPLIDSVERVEDRYLLASKVPLKDRQGRVIGLAGVTRDVTERTALERELRKSKNLLSHAMAGMSDGIAMYDSKGFLVFCNDQYRAAFPLSGDARVVGAHISDILRRVAETGERTGIPDADREEWIRSVSATLHSNKDEEVQLHNGDWRSIRTRLAEDGTAMAVVSDITATKQAEIALRLSAEQLKSLAETDGLTGMVNRRAFDEAFARETAGSARKNTPFSLLMVDIDRFKAYNDTYGHPAGDQCLRVVSRCLRQSVSRPADIVARYGGEEFVVLLPATSAKGAMIVAEQFARLLSQENIVHTGSEFGRVTASIGISCATGATLRINPNRLLSEADAALYDAKTQGRNRILAHSPEERHAIKDVG